A section of the Lineus longissimus chromosome 1, tnLinLong1.2, whole genome shotgun sequence genome encodes:
- the LOC135496201 gene encoding cadherin-23-like isoform X3, whose protein sequence is MAPAISQLIQWQVLVVLFLACHVMSQRLVWAPNGEPPGRLEVLESASEGAVVWCCIEAVTMGVSSSNPITYTVDSTIFKIGGANNNALELRAPLDREETGTVKLRLSANTKTNSGDPVVLDHDIYIAIVDVNDNAPVFTIPGANGAGYKEFSTEIKEDTKVNTTFYANKMWGIDRDASSTFSRIVFSCDADGDQNQGNNSVEAKIACETFSVSTQQLTGNGNFSAQFKLKKKLNYRKIKLYIMTVMLNDFNEDGTVKHQVNALLLIKVIDIQNESPVFYPPIITANLKDGTEKDVTVANVRAQDQDMENPIDKNPVILSILKVEPALKNGFYLKDFNCTKGQLFPESYCSAVTTKETFDREMHPNVGTYTIFVLAKETFKNGTPNGYDATCQIFVNIIDSNDNAPLINPAKKTVSIAEGRTDAFLALEVVDLDLPENGRFNLSLQQPNNKAFKIIPQNPHVGRTSAQITVANQTLIDYEVPAYRKQVIRVIATEYGEKDKVSPLHTMTGTYTINVIDENDNAPTFAQNIYTADVKENSPAGTSVIKMTATDADSATFGPLTYKIEGDSKHSIGHERFAINALTGLVTVAAGAENIDYEVQPKFNIFVVATDKGKKEVTVTLEINVVNENDVNPVFEKLIYHTKTIEKTTVMNPQIEVSATDDEIKTNKVFYSIIDGNTKDNAFVVGRNSGVLSLKRPLNYAEAPAGTLGLFSVIIEANDGGTPPGKSNATVRVQVVDVNDFPPVFNQSTYKGSVSEAAAPEFLVLKVAATDQDGGPNGEFNYQLWGSQDRFLMRQDGWITLPPQPSLDHDVQSRYEMVVYAIDKGAPQMTGSCNVIIEIKDVNNKAPTFNKTTYFTTLPSDAQKDFVVQQLQAEDKDTNPKLEYKIPWNSFVVQDVNKRVISGSPLVHQLAVDKTGRVYLMVNLRPENADTFRFSVTVEDKNAVSLNPQTATATVIVNIFRNQGETPVFNSPWTPQNPILTQSIPEEQGNQTSLLKLIARDPKTNQRLEDFVKVPGSDPDGFFSVDLKTGEVRLARSVDYEAINPKVIRCEVVVTSVDRKRNATAKIIVNVQDINDNSPTFAKQAFTFSISEGSKYPSFVGYVRATDKDSGDFGKIAYTLTGERSQDFMIDKDTGDILVAGRLDREIFPRYQLLVTAEDNLISTKDRKSGIATVTINLVDVNDNSPQFEETEYKMYTMESTPVDTSLGKVLAVDKDVGINSQIFYSIVDDNSLGFFKIDRLRGVIKTATSLLGHARGAPYLVIVEALDNGSPSQRSVTTVQITIQDPQAFIGRPTFINPTPGMVVDIFEEQPPHTPVLTCKASDSDGPASAIRFSFVASRNPDHAKFKIDPISGNITTAEVLDREKQSHYDLQIQATDGTGNVSAIMLGVRLIDIDDHAPSFYDCNNDAKNPLTGSIYENETPPNFVLTVLACDLDTSPNNLLFFKITCGNEMDHFTIGLRDGIIHSKSSLDREKINQYNLCVTVYSADPGTTRKKRAVKPIRSSTIGVKIEVLDRDDNGPTYAFVPKKTFTTGLLINAAYNSLVIDAHAKDPDTPKHSVTFYRLLNMQFMSAGQIRSAPGAFQVDMTSGEVRTSIASYSDYTNGRFQLNIEAYDTLGRKDNATVLIYVLTQSQRLKFIFAKTPSDIRTITPTFMSDVSYVVKGRITTDLIRFSVGDAANFDFQKTDVCFHMVKDNDILLYTDAVTLLSATKPELKKIYETYGMTEIGLCNIGVKTYTRYTEVSFWWVIIVLALFLFIFVLICVLVIICLWNRYRRFMLTNTSYIVRMGTGGNLLTNHVLMSTDISSSKIAASEMKRTSKISYDEIDVSLPVPAPMVSSTETTVLTKTDGGYTNYGYDNTETSVMSTFQPGVYESPESMMTTTTERTSDVVGGTVAVTGGVVGGESTTTVTKETTTTLDPSSGSDMRTINAGGTPTVLRKIVTTTTTVTEEVVEDPSPTSGVVITDVTSPAQPINDRY, encoded by the exons ATGGCTCCAGCCATCAGTCAGTTGATCCAATGGCAGGTGCTGGTCGTCCTCTTCCTCG CTTGCCATGTCATGTCACAGCGTTTGGTTTGGGCACCTAATGGCGAACCGCCCGGACGTTTAGAAGTTCTGGAGAGTGCTTCTGAAG GTGCTGTTGTATGGTGCTGCATTGAGGCTGTTACCATGGGAGTTTCCTCGTCCAATCCAATTACATACACTGTCGACTCgaccattttcaaaattggtggAGCGAACAATAATGCGTTGGAGCTTCGTGCCCCACTTGATAGAGAG GAGACAGGTACTGTCAAGCTACGTCTGTCAGCCAACACCAAAACCAACTCAGGAGATCCG gTCGTACTTGACCATGACATCTACATCGCCATCGTTGATGTCAATGACAATGCCCCCGTGTTTACAATACCAGGGGCCAACGGTGCTGGATACAAGGAGTTTTCCACCGAGATCAAGGAG GACACCAAGGTTAACACCACGTTCTACGCTAATAAGATGTGGGGCATTGATCGAGATGCCTCGTCAACCTTCAGTCGGATTGTTTTTTCTTGTGATGCCGATGGTGATCAGAATCAAGGCAACAATTCTGTAGAG GCAAAGATTGCATGTGAAACATTTAGTGTTTCAACCCAACAGTTGACAGGAAATGGCAATTTCTCCGCTCAgttcaaactgaaaaaaaaactcAACTACAGGAAGATTAAACTGTACATCATGACTGTGATGTTGAAT GACTTCAATGAAGATGGCACCGTCAAACATCAGGTGAATGCTTTGTTGCTTATCAAAGTGATTGACATTCAGAATGAGAGTCCAGTCTTCTACCCTCCAATCATCACagctaatctcaaagatggcaCCGAAAAG GACGTTACTGTGGCCAATGTCAGAGCTCAAGATCAAGATATGGAGAATCCGATTGATAAAAATCCGGTTATATTGAGTATCTTGAAAGTTGAACCAG CCTTAAAGAATGGTTTCTATCTGAAAGATTTTAACTGCACTAAAGGCCAGTTATTTCCGGAGAGTTACTGTAGTGCTGTAACTACCAAAGAAACCTTCGATCGTGAGATGCATCCGAATGTTGGTACATATACGATTTTTGTCCTT GCCAAAGAAACTTTCAAAAATGGAACACCTAATGGATATGACGCCACCTGTCAGATCTTTGTGAATATAATTGACAGCAATGACAATGCTCCGTTGATCAACCCAGCGAAAAAGACTGTGAGCATTGCAGAGGGACGCACTGATGCCTTTTTGGCACTGGAAGTTGTAGACCTGGATTTA CCGGAAAATGGGCGTTTCAACCTCAGTCTTCAGCAGCCTAATAAtaaagcatttaaaatcataCCGCAAAATCCACACGTTGGGCGGACCAGTGCGCAAATTACGGTGGCAAACCAGACACTCATTGACTATGAAGTACCAGCATATCGGAAACAAGTCATAAGG GTGATTGCTACTGAATACGGTGAAAAGGACAAAGTCAGTCCCCTTCATACTATGACAGGAACTTACACCATCAATGTTATTGATGAGAATGACAACGCACCTACATTTGCCCAGAACATTTACACGGCAGATGTGAAGGAAAACTCGCCAGCCGGAACCTCTGTCATCAAGATGACC GCAACTGATGCTGACTCAGCTACCTTTGGGCCCCTCACATATAAGATTGAAGGCGACAGCAAACACAG CATCGGCCATGAGCG GTTTGCAATCAACGCGTTGACAGGATTGGTCACTGTGGCTGCCGGAGCTGAAAATATTGATTATGAAGTTCAGCCAAAGTTTAACATCTTTGTTGTTGCCACGGACAAAGGGAAGAAGGAAGTTACGGTCACGTTAGAGATTAACGTAGTCAACGAGAACGACGTCAATCCAGTCTTTGAGAAGCTTATCTATCATACGAAGACTATTGAGAAGACGACTGTGATGAACCCTCAAATTGAAGTCTCG GCCACTGATGATGAGATCAAGACAAACAAAGTGTTCTACAGTATCATTGATGGCAACACTAAAGATAATGCGTTTGTGGTGGGCAGGAACAGTGGAGTCTTATCACTGAAAAGGCCTTTGAATTATGCGGAGGCACCTGCTGGTACATTAGGATT ATTCAGTGTTATCATTGAAGCAAATGATGGAGGTACTCCACCTGGGAAAAGTAATGCAACTGTCAGGGTCCAAGTTGTG GATGTGAATGACTTCCCTCCAGTCTTTAACCAGTCGACATACAAAGGCTCCGTTTCTGAGgctgcagcaccag AGTTCCTTGTCCTGAAAGTGGCTGCCACGGACCAGGATGGTGGACCAAATGGGGAATTCAACTATCAGTTGTGGGGAAGTCAAGATAGGTTTCTCATGCGACAAGATGGCTGGATTACTTTACCCCCACAGCCAAGTCTTGACCATGATGTGCAGTCTCGATATGAAATGGTG GTGTACGCAATAGATAAGGGTGCTCCCCAGATGACTGGCAGCTGTAAtgtgatcattgaaatcaaGGATGTGAATAATAAGGCACCGACGTTCAATAAGACCACGTACTTTACAACTCTCCCATCAG ATGCACAAAAGGATTTCGTTGTTCAGCAGCTCCAGGCAGAAGACAAAGACACCAACCCAAAGTTGGAATATAAGATTCCATGGAACTCATTCGTGGTCCAGGATGTCAACAAACGAGTAATTAGTGGATCACCACTAGTA CACCAACTGGCAGTGGATAAAACGGGCCGTGTTTACCTAATGGTGAATCTGCGACCAGAAAATGCAGACACTTTCCGGTTCTCGGTTACAGTAGAGGATAAGAATGCTGTGTCACTAAATCCCCAAACTGCTACAG CCACGGTTATTGTGAATATTTTTAGAAACCAGGGAGAGACACCAGTGTTCAATTCGCCGTGGACACCACAGAATCCGATATTAACTCAGTCCATTCCTGAAGAGCAGGGCAACCAAACATCTCTTCTGAAACTGATAGCCCGTGACCCTAAGACCAATCAACGGCTCGAAGACTTTGTGAAAGTGCCTGGGTCAGATCCCGATGGTTTCTTTTCAGTGGATCTGAAAACAG GTGAGGTTCGACTGGCCAGGAGTGTTGATTATGAAGCAATCAATCCGAAGGTGATCCGCTGTGAGGTGGTTGTCACATCTGTCGATAGGAAGAGAAATGCCACCGCCAAGATCATCGTCAATGTACAAGACATTAACGATAACAGCCCAACGTTTGCTAAGCAG GCATTTACATTCAGTATTTCAGAGGGTTCCAAATATCCTTCGTTTGTCGGTTACGTGCGAGCGACTGATAAAGATTCGGGTGACTTTGGCAAGATAGCTTATACTCTGACGGGAGAACGTTCACAGGACTTCATGATTGATAAGGACACA GGAGATATTCTAGTTGCTGGAAGACTCGACCGTGAGATTTTCCCCAGATATCAGCTACTCGTGACAGCGGAGGACAATCTTATTTCAACCAAAGACAGGAAGTCGGGAATCGCAACC GTGACGATCAATCTTGTGGACGTGAATGACAATTCACCGCAGTTTGAAGAGACGGAGTACAAGATGTACACAATGGAGTCAACTCCAGTGGACACATCACTTGGGAAGGTCCTCGCAGTCGACAAAGATGTAGGCATTAATAGCCAAATATTCTACTCGATTGTTGACGATAATTCATTGG GCTTCTTCAAGATCGACCGGCTCCGTGGTGTAATCAAGACTGCGACTTCCCTCCTAGGACATGCCCGTGGTGCCCCCTATTTAGTCATCGTGGAGGCGTTAGATAATGGTAGTCCAAGTCAAAGATCAGTTACTACAGTTCAGATAACAATACAGGACCCACAAGCTTTCATTGGTCGACCTACTTTCATCAACCCTACACCGGGAATGGTCGTAGATATCTTTGAG GAGCAGCCTCCCCATACTCCCGTGCTGACATGTAAGGCATCAGACTCAGATGGCCCAGCCTCAGCGATCAGATTCAGTTTTGTAGCGTCAAGGAACCCTGACCATGCCAAGTTTAAGATTGATCCCATTTCTGGAAACATAACAACTGCTGAAGTGCTTGACAGAGAGAAACAATCACATTATGAT CTGCAAATCCAAGCGACTGATGGGACAGGGAACGTCTCTGCGATCATGCTGGGAGTTCGGCTCATTGACATTGATGACCATGCGCCAAGCTTCTATGACTGTAACAATGAT GCAAAGAATCCACTGACTGGCAGCATCTATGAGAATGAGACACCACCCAATTTTGTGTTGACGGTGCTTGCTTGTGACTTGGATACTAGTCCAAATAATCTCCTCTTCTTCaagattacat GTGGTAATGAAATGGATCACTTCACCATCGGGTTGCGTGACGGCATCATCCACAGCAAGTCTTCCCTTGATCGCGAGAAGATTAACCAGTACAATTTATGTGTGACTGTCTACAGCGCTGACCCAGGCACAACCCGCAAAAAGAGAGCAGTCAAGCCCATTAGATCATCCACTATTGGGGTTAAAATTGAGGTCTTAGACAGAGATGACAACGGACCCACATACGCATTTGTCCCCAAGAAGACTTTCACTACAG GTTTGCTGATAAACGCTGCATACAACAGCCTCGTCATCGACGCACACGCCAAGGACCCTGACACGCCCAAACACTCCGTCACCTTTTATCGATTACTCAACATGCAGTTCATGTCTGCAGGACAGATACGCAGCGCCCCAGGtgccttccaagttgacatGACATCCGGTGAAGTCAGAACGAGTATCGCATCCTATTCCGACTACACCAATGGACGCTTTCAACTTAATATTGAAGCCTATGATACACTTGGACGCAAGGATAATGCCACAGTTCTG ATCTATGTGCTGACCCAGAGCCAGAGGTTGAAGTTCATCTTTGCGAAGACACCAAGTGACATCCGAACCATCACTCCGACATTCATGAG TGATGTGAGTTACGTGGTCAAGGGGCGGATAACAACTGATCTAATCCGGTTCTCAGTCGGAGATGCTGCAAACTTCGATTTCCAGAAAACTGACGTGTGTTTCCATATGGTGAAAGACAATGATATCCTCCTGTATACTGATGCTGTGACTCTCCTGTCTGCCACCAAGCCTGAGCTGAAGAAGATCTATGAAACATATGGAATGACAGAGATTGGG CTGTGTAACATCGGAGTGAAGACATACACACGTTACACGGAGGTCAGCTTCTGGTGGGTGATCATCGTGCTGGCGTTGTTCCTCTTCATCTTTGTCTTGATCTGCGTCCTGGTCATCATCTGCCTGTGGAACCGGTACAGGAGGTTCATGCTGACCAACACCTCAT atattgtcaggatgggaACTGGTGGAAACCTTTTGACCAATCATGTGCTGATGTCCACTGACATCTCATCATCCAAAATCGCTGCCAGTGAAATGAAGAGAACCTCCAAGATCAGCTATGATGAAATTGATGTCAGTTTACCTGTACCAGCTCCTATGGTGAGCTCAACTGAGACAACAGTGCTAACCAAGACCGATGGTGGTTACACTAACTACGGCTATGATAACACGGAGACTTCAGTCATGTCCACATTTCAGCCGGGAGTGTATGAAAGCCCAGAGAGCATGATGACCACTACAACTGAGCGCACCAGTGATGTGGTCGGTGGTACTGTTGCTGTCACTGGTGGTGTTGTAGGCGGTGAAAGCACCACCACTGTCACCAAGGAAACCACCACCACCCTGGATCCAAGCAGTGGCTCTGATATGAGAACCATCAATGCTGGTGGAACACCGACAGTCCTCAGGAAGAttgtaacaacgacaacaaccgTGACGGAGGAAGTGGTGGAAGACCCATCACCGACATCTGGCGTCGTCATCACAGATGTCACATCGCCAGCTCAGCCGATTAACGATAGGTACTGA